One genomic region from Hyphomicrobiales bacterium 4NK60-0047b encodes:
- a CDS encoding site-specific integrase, with protein MAKETLTDLRIRKLKPPAKGQSEIWDNKLPGFGVRITSMGTTSFVLLYRFEGKSRRFTLGRYPILSLSAARAKAHEALVNINAGGDPASAKRQTNKLSDTLLFHELVDEFIEKYAKRQNKTWREAERILRRDFLPPWRNMRIDQITRADVNKILDKIIDRGAPSGANHCFAMIRRVFNWAIERGLIEQSPCAGMKRPTKDISRDRVLTDEELQAVWNTADQEKYPFGVITQLLILTGQRIGEVTTMRWQDIDLGEQLWNLEATRNKSGRAHIVPLTNSAVALINKIPYLHNELLFPAQKTNADRPVSGISKFKARLDEVSQVFDWRMHDLRRTVATGMARKQIPPHVVERILNHKSGTFGGVAGVYNRFGYLPEMREALEVWEDHILGLISDKEKDSIPPVICEYF; from the coding sequence ATGGCTAAGGAAACACTGACTGATTTAAGAATAAGAAAACTAAAACCTCCAGCAAAGGGACAAAGTGAAATATGGGATAATAAACTACCTGGTTTTGGTGTGCGTATAACCTCCATGGGCACAACCTCCTTTGTTTTGCTCTATCGCTTTGAAGGCAAATCTAGAAGATTTACTCTTGGGCGCTATCCCATCTTATCGCTTTCCGCCGCTCGAGCAAAAGCACATGAAGCACTAGTGAACATCAATGCTGGTGGAGATCCTGCTTCAGCAAAACGTCAGACCAATAAATTATCCGATACTCTCCTATTTCACGAATTGGTTGATGAATTTATTGAAAAATATGCGAAGCGCCAAAATAAGACCTGGAGAGAAGCTGAGAGGATTTTAAGAAGAGACTTTCTTCCTCCATGGAGAAATATGAGAATTGACCAAATTACAAGAGCTGATGTTAATAAAATACTAGATAAAATTATTGATAGGGGAGCGCCGAGTGGAGCTAATCACTGCTTTGCAATGATTAGACGAGTTTTTAATTGGGCAATCGAGCGCGGCCTTATTGAGCAATCTCCATGTGCTGGTATGAAACGCCCTACTAAAGATATCAGTAGAGACCGTGTTCTGACTGACGAAGAACTTCAAGCTGTTTGGAATACCGCCGATCAAGAGAAATACCCTTTTGGGGTTATCACTCAATTACTCATACTTACTGGACAACGCATTGGTGAAGTAACAACAATGAGATGGCAGGATATTGATTTAGGAGAACAACTTTGGAATCTAGAGGCAACAAGAAATAAATCAGGCAGAGCGCACATAGTTCCATTAACAAATTCTGCAGTAGCCCTCATTAACAAAATCCCTTATTTGCATAATGAACTATTGTTTCCTGCTCAAAAAACGAATGCCGATCGACCTGTTTCAGGTATCAGTAAATTCAAAGCTCGGTTAGATGAAGTCAGTCAAGTTTTTGATTGGCGTATGCATGATTTACGGCGAACCGTTGCAACCGGCATGGCTAGAAAACAAATCCCTCCTCATGTGGTAGAACGTATTTTAAATCATAAATCAGGCACATTCGGTGGTGTAGCTGGTGTCTATAATCGTTTTGGATATCTCCCAGAAATGAGAGAGGCTTTAGAAGTCTGGGAAGACCATATTCTTGGTCTAATCAGCGACAAAGAAAAAGATT